The following coding sequences are from one Desulfovibrio psychrotolerans window:
- a CDS encoding pyridoxamine 5'-phosphate oxidase family protein yields the protein MLERMKEILHGNDLCVLATTDGCKPHASLMSYFCGPTVADVYMLTRRNTRKHSNIQNNSTISLLVDTRLAHSATPHAGTAALTVEGTATLLPACEHRDLLHAMTARLPHLTGFAQDAETVIIHVQVHLLQLLNGITDMHVIKVDNSGESI from the coding sequence ATGCTGGAACGCATGAAGGAAATTCTGCACGGTAACGACCTCTGTGTACTTGCAACCACGGATGGTTGCAAGCCACATGCATCACTGATGAGCTATTTCTGCGGCCCAACGGTTGCGGATGTGTACATGCTGACACGGCGCAACACGCGCAAGCACTCGAATATACAAAACAACTCCACCATAAGCCTGCTTGTGGACACGCGCCTTGCCCATTCTGCAACACCCCATGCGGGAACCGCCGCCCTCACGGTAGAAGGCACCGCCACCCTGCTGCCTGCCTGTGAACACCGGGACCTGCTCCATGCCATGACGGCACGGCTGCCCCACTTAACAGGGTTTGCGCAGGATGCGGAAACGGTCATCATCCACGTGCAGGTTCACCTGCTGCAACTGCTGAATGGCATTACGGATATGCATGTCATCAAAGTAGATAATTCGGGAGAAAGTATTTGA
- a CDS encoding phage tail protein has protein sequence MAGIMMKLGGYVFSLDTAAYQQFARTTAYRWQALERVHQLAALQFTGPGEDSITLNGTILPTFRGGLGQLDAMRAQAAKGEPLMMVDGRGYVHGRWVILGVNETQKTFEKGGAPLQVDFSIRLRKYDEGLK, from the coding sequence ATGGCCGGAATCATGATGAAGCTAGGCGGGTATGTGTTTTCGCTGGATACGGCCGCGTACCAGCAATTTGCCCGTACCACGGCATACCGCTGGCAGGCGCTTGAGCGCGTGCATCAGCTTGCCGCGCTGCAATTCACCGGACCGGGTGAAGACTCCATTACCTTGAACGGGACCATTCTGCCCACCTTCCGGGGCGGCCTGGGGCAGTTGGATGCCATGCGCGCGCAAGCCGCCAAGGGGGAACCGTTGATGATGGTGGACGGGCGCGGCTATGTGCATGGCCGGTGGGTTATCCTGGGCGTGAACGAGACGCAAAAGACATTTGAGAAGGGCGGCGCACCGCTGCAGGTGGATTTCTCCATACGCCTGCGCAAGTATGATGAGGGGCTTAAGTGA
- a CDS encoding murein transglycosylase domain-containing protein, translating into MRRLVSLMILVCLCTGMVSGCTASQAVRAGRIVAARDVQGAGTWAAEKGAGYALNPKQLEADIKRFTERLASFRKSTRRVWGEKDAQEPEPKKYVKYTQNYLSRALVDFDAGVITVETADQQDPQKSLKNAIVTTLLTPYDPRGLDLWSDSEVKLGETPYLLGQVRDYDGEVLRYMWRTERFADMLIRRERRMRQVQAEGGYRTVHSVQIPMVSNHGHLRALKFKEYVDLYSRKYNLSTSLVYAVIKTESDFNPWAVSHVPAYGLMQIVPKTAGADVHAFLHGSQGYPSSGLLYQPQSNIQYGSVYLHLLDTRYLASIRNPVSREYCVIAAYNGGAGTVLRTFHADRARAVDVINGMSPQQVYEKLTRYLPYQETRRYLGKVVAARKEFVGFQ; encoded by the coding sequence ATGAGACGGCTGGTATCGTTGATGATTTTGGTATGCCTGTGCACGGGCATGGTTTCCGGCTGCACGGCCTCGCAGGCGGTTCGGGCAGGAAGGATTGTTGCAGCGCGCGATGTGCAGGGCGCCGGAACCTGGGCTGCGGAAAAAGGCGCAGGCTATGCGCTAAACCCCAAGCAGCTTGAGGCAGATATCAAGCGGTTCACTGAGCGGCTCGCATCCTTCCGCAAATCCACCCGGCGCGTCTGGGGTGAAAAAGATGCGCAGGAACCGGAACCTAAAAAGTACGTCAAATACACCCAGAATTATCTGAGCAGGGCACTGGTAGATTTCGATGCAGGTGTCATCACCGTAGAAACCGCGGACCAGCAAGACCCGCAAAAGAGCCTGAAGAACGCCATCGTCACCACCTTGCTCACTCCCTATGATCCGCGCGGGCTGGACCTGTGGTCCGACAGCGAGGTCAAGCTGGGCGAAACCCCGTATCTGCTGGGGCAGGTGCGTGATTACGACGGCGAAGTGCTGCGCTACATGTGGCGTACCGAGCGGTTCGCAGACATGCTCATCCGGCGCGAGAGGCGTATGCGGCAGGTGCAGGCGGAAGGGGGCTACCGCACCGTGCACTCCGTGCAGATTCCCATGGTGTCCAACCACGGGCATTTGCGGGCTCTTAAGTTCAAAGAATATGTGGATCTGTATTCCCGCAAATACAACCTCAGCACCAGCCTCGTCTATGCGGTGATAAAGACGGAAAGCGATTTCAACCCGTGGGCTGTAAGCCATGTGCCCGCATACGGCCTCATGCAGATTGTGCCCAAAACCGCGGGAGCAGACGTCCATGCCTTCCTGCACGGTTCACAGGGCTACCCCTCATCCGGTCTTCTGTACCAGCCGCAGAGCAATATCCAGTATGGGTCGGTCTATCTGCACCTGTTAGATACCCGTTATCTGGCGTCTATCCGCAATCCGGTATCCAGAGAATACTGTGTCATTGCGGCATACAACGGCGGGGCAGGCACGGTGCTGCGTACCTTCCATGCAGACAGGGCCAGGGCCGTGGATGTCATAAACGGCATGAGCCCGCAGCAGGTGTACGAAAAACTTACCCGCTACCTGCCGTATCAGGAAACAAGACGGTACCTTGGCAAGGTGGTGGCGGCGCGTAAGGAATTTGTGGGCTTTCAGTAG
- a CDS encoding MBL fold metallo-hydrolase RNA specificity domain-containing protein, which yields MKIQFLGAAQTVTGSCYMIEVGNRRFGIDCGMHQGNREIEKRNVDADIYEPERIDFFLVTHAHIDHTGLLPRMARMGFKGTVYCTEPTRDLLEIMLQDSAHIQEMEAEWASKKQSRKGKKPVEPLYTQDDAARVSRFFKTVEYNKSFEPCPGVRVTYRDAGHILGSAFLEVHVTENGDNTRLVFSGDLGRPNQLMVNDPDDPGMADYLFLESTYGDRDHKDSSTSRVELAEAIAYSYGHGEKVIIPAFAVERTQEVLYTLYLLDKEGKLPKDMPVYLDSPLAIRATEIFRKHPKYMDDELRKIMDSGEDPLNLPNLRYTLKTHESTALNTMEGPAIIISASGMCNAGRVKHHLRHNIWKEGASIVFVGYQGQGTPGRKIVDGAQTLRLFGEDVAINARVFTIGGFSGHAGQSQILDWVAPIARPQMEVFLVHGEERSQTPLAELLRERFNLTVHVPDYLEQITLKPGRDVQVALDPQRAQPRVDWSFLIAETESKMAQVRRRLERVEEKDWVEQVEIRDRLVELNSEILSFLSQA from the coding sequence ATGAAGATACAGTTTTTGGGAGCCGCGCAGACAGTGACCGGCTCCTGCTATATGATAGAGGTGGGCAACAGGCGGTTCGGCATAGACTGCGGCATGCATCAGGGCAACCGCGAGATCGAAAAGCGCAACGTGGATGCGGATATCTACGAGCCGGAGCGGATAGACTTTTTCTTGGTGACGCATGCGCACATAGACCATACCGGACTTTTGCCGCGCATGGCACGCATGGGATTCAAGGGCACAGTCTACTGCACGGAACCCACGCGCGACCTGCTGGAAATCATGCTGCAGGACAGCGCCCACATTCAGGAAATGGAAGCGGAATGGGCAAGCAAGAAGCAGAGCCGCAAGGGCAAAAAACCTGTGGAGCCGCTCTATACGCAGGACGATGCCGCAAGGGTCTCCCGCTTTTTCAAGACCGTGGAATACAACAAGAGTTTTGAACCCTGCCCGGGAGTGCGCGTAACCTACAGAGATGCCGGACATATTCTGGGTTCTGCGTTTCTAGAGGTGCATGTCACCGAAAACGGCGACAACACCCGGCTGGTCTTTTCCGGCGATCTGGGCCGCCCCAACCAGCTCATGGTGAACGACCCCGATGACCCCGGCATGGCAGACTACCTTTTTCTGGAATCCACCTACGGCGACCGCGACCACAAGGACAGCAGCACCAGCCGCGTGGAACTGGCGGAAGCCATTGCATACAGCTACGGGCATGGCGAAAAGGTCATCATTCCCGCCTTTGCCGTGGAGCGCACGCAGGAGGTGCTCTACACCCTGTACCTGCTGGATAAAGAAGGCAAGCTGCCCAAAGATATGCCCGTGTATCTGGATAGCCCCCTCGCCATACGCGCTACGGAGATTTTCCGTAAGCACCCTAAATACATGGATGACGAACTGCGCAAAATTATGGATTCAGGCGAAGATCCGCTTAATCTGCCCAATCTGCGCTACACGCTGAAAACCCATGAATCCACAGCGCTGAACACCATGGAAGGTCCGGCCATCATCATTTCCGCCAGCGGCATGTGCAACGCGGGCAGGGTAAAGCACCACCTGCGGCATAATATCTGGAAAGAAGGTGCCTCCATCGTCTTCGTGGGCTATCAGGGACAGGGCACACCGGGCAGAAAGATCGTGGACGGAGCGCAAACCCTGCGGCTGTTCGGTGAAGATGTGGCCATAAACGCCAGGGTTTTCACCATCGGCGGCTTTTCAGGCCACGCGGGGCAGAGCCAGATTCTGGACTGGGTTGCCCCCATCGCCCGGCCGCAGATGGAGGTGTTTCTGGTCCACGGCGAAGAACGCTCCCAGACCCCTCTTGCGGAACTGCTGCGTGAGCGGTTCAATCTTACCGTCCATGTTCCCGATTATCTGGAACAGATCACCCTCAAGCCCGGGCGCGATGTCCAGGTGGCGCTTGACCCGCAACGCGCACAGCCCCGTGTGGACTGGAGCTTCCTCATCGCGGAAACGGAAAGCAAGATGGCGCAGGTGCGTCGCCGCCTTGAGCGTGTGGAAGAGAAGGACTGGGTTGAGCAGGTGGAAATCCGGGATCGTCTGGTGGAACTGAACAGCGAAATCCTGAGCTTTCTGTCTCAGGCGTAG
- the rsmD gene encoding 16S rRNA (guanine(966)-N(2))-methyltransferase RsmD, whose protein sequence is MRIISGEYGGRSLKTTTGPGYRPATSKVRGAVFSMLEARGLYWPDIRVLDLFAGSGSLTFEALSRGAAEGWFVEMNKKAAALITENAVALDIAPHRYRVFAEDMRNVLAKRPAEPFDLIFIDPPYGFNHLTPALKAVLRTGWLAVGGFVCAEVESKLPLPAETDHPDLELLANRAYGQTRILLWTTRESA, encoded by the coding sequence ATGCGGATCATTTCGGGAGAATACGGCGGCAGAAGTCTGAAGACCACCACCGGGCCGGGTTACCGTCCCGCCACTTCCAAAGTGCGGGGGGCGGTGTTCTCCATGCTGGAGGCGCGGGGACTGTACTGGCCGGATATCCGGGTGCTGGACCTCTTCGCGGGCAGCGGCTCGCTCACCTTCGAAGCCCTCAGCCGGGGAGCAGCAGAAGGCTGGTTTGTGGAGATGAACAAGAAGGCGGCTGCCCTGATAACAGAAAATGCCGTGGCGCTGGACATTGCACCGCACAGGTACCGCGTGTTCGCGGAAGATATGCGCAACGTGCTGGCAAAGCGTCCGGCTGAGCCGTTCGATCTTATTTTCATTGACCCGCCCTACGGGTTCAATCACCTGACCCCCGCACTCAAAGCCGTGCTGCGCACCGGCTGGCTGGCGGTAGGCGGCTTCGTCTGCGCCGAGGTAGAGTCCAAGCTGCCTCTGCCCGCAGAAACGGACCACCCCGATCTGGAACTTCTCGCCAACAGGGCCTACGGCCAGACAAGGATATTGCTATGGACAACAAGGGAGAGCGCATAG
- the coaD gene encoding pantetheine-phosphate adenylyltransferase has product MDNKGERIAVYPGTFDPLTNGHVSLIKRGCQIFDKVVVAVANDTPKSPLFSITERVAMAEEVFANDNRIVVESFSGLLVDYVERRGAGVILRGLRAVSDFEYEFQLALMNRKLKRHIQTVFLMTDYQWLYISSTIVKAAAKLGGDIKGLVPDSVYRKLREKYGYPYPLNM; this is encoded by the coding sequence ATGGACAACAAGGGAGAGCGCATAGCCGTCTACCCCGGCACCTTCGACCCCCTGACCAACGGGCACGTCAGCCTCATCAAGCGCGGCTGCCAGATATTCGACAAAGTGGTCGTGGCCGTTGCCAACGATACCCCCAAGTCGCCGCTGTTTTCCATAACGGAGCGGGTGGCCATGGCGGAGGAGGTCTTTGCCAACGACAACCGCATTGTGGTGGAATCGTTTTCCGGCCTGCTCGTGGACTATGTGGAGCGCAGGGGGGCGGGGGTCATTCTGCGCGGCCTGCGGGCCGTTTCGGACTTTGAGTATGAGTTCCAGCTCGCGCTCATGAACCGCAAGCTCAAGCGGCACATCCAGACCGTGTTCCTGATGACAGACTACCAGTGGCTGTACATAAGCTCCACCATCGTCAAGGCGGCGGCAAAGCTCGGCGGCGACATTAAAGGATTGGTTCCGGACAGCGTCTACCGTAAGCTGCGGGAAAAATACGGCTACCCCTATCCGTTGAATATGTAG
- the tadA gene encoding tRNA adenosine(34) deaminase TadA, whose product MTTRRELEHRLAELCTPPQGHPTWEAFMRLAMVEAAKAEALGEVPVGAVLVAPDGAISGTGCNRTITDRDPTAHAEILALREAARTLGNHRVEDAVLVVTLEPCLMCVGAMVHARIRGVVFGAADPKTGAVVSRMRGLELDFHNHALWHTGGVLAEECSEQLSAFFRRRRAEQDRLKRKE is encoded by the coding sequence ATGACCACCCGGAGAGAACTGGAACACCGCCTTGCGGAGCTTTGCACGCCGCCGCAGGGGCACCCCACGTGGGAGGCTTTCATGCGCCTTGCCATGGTCGAAGCCGCCAAGGCGGAAGCTCTGGGCGAGGTGCCTGTGGGGGCTGTTCTGGTGGCCCCGGACGGGGCCATATCCGGCACCGGCTGCAACCGCACCATAACGGACCGCGACCCCACGGCGCACGCGGAGATTCTGGCCCTGCGCGAGGCAGCGCGAACCCTTGGCAACCACCGCGTGGAGGATGCCGTGCTTGTGGTAACGCTGGAACCGTGCCTTATGTGCGTGGGGGCCATGGTGCATGCCCGTATACGCGGGGTTGTGTTCGGCGCGGCAGACCCTAAAACAGGGGCCGTGGTTTCCAGGATGCGCGGGCTGGAACTGGACTTTCACAACCACGCCCTGTGGCATACCGGGGGCGTGCTGGCAGAAGAATGCAGCGAGCAGCTTTCTGCCTTTTTCCGGCGCAGGCGTGCCGAACAGGACCGGCTGAAACGCAAAGAGTGA
- a CDS encoding tail protein X codes for MQYRTKDGDTVDGICWCYYGNQAGTATAVALVLEANPGLADHGPVLPAGVSVLLPDLPTPVAEQGVSLWD; via the coding sequence ATGCAGTACCGCACGAAAGACGGGGACACGGTAGACGGTATTTGCTGGTGTTACTACGGGAACCAGGCGGGCACGGCCACGGCTGTTGCCCTGGTGCTGGAAGCGAACCCAGGTCTTGCCGATCATGGCCCGGTGTTGCCTGCAGGCGTTTCTGTTCTCCTGCCTGACCTGCCTACACCCGTGGCAGAGCAGGGCGTAAGCCTTTGGGATTAG
- the glpX gene encoding class II fructose-bisphosphatase, whose amino-acid sequence MEAPEKNLALDLVRVTEAAALASARWLGKGNNDAGDAAAVDAMRLSFNSLNIKGTVIIGEGEKDNAPMLYCGEKVGTGNGLAVDVAVDPVEGTKLLAYGRPNAISVVGTAPAGTMYNPGPSFYMQKLVVPPAARNAVDIDAPVKENLNNIAKALGKDVDDLVVFVLDKPRHEKLIAQIRQAGARIQLHTDGDVAGALMAVDPRSEVDVMMGTGGTPEGVLAACAIKGIGGQLFARLDPQSYVEKEAIQEAGIDLREIHTVDTLVRSDDVFFAATGISGGTFLRGVQYTGDGAITHSMVIRGKTGSIRYMEAIHNWSRLMRISSVKYD is encoded by the coding sequence ATGGAAGCCCCGGAAAAGAACCTTGCTCTGGACCTTGTCCGTGTTACGGAAGCAGCTGCGCTGGCATCCGCCCGGTGGCTCGGCAAGGGTAATAACGATGCGGGAGACGCTGCGGCGGTAGATGCCATGCGCCTGTCTTTCAATTCGCTGAACATCAAGGGCACCGTCATTATCGGTGAAGGCGAAAAAGATAACGCCCCCATGCTGTACTGCGGAGAGAAGGTCGGCACGGGCAACGGGCTTGCCGTTGACGTTGCCGTAGACCCCGTAGAGGGCACCAAACTCCTTGCCTACGGGCGTCCCAACGCCATTTCCGTTGTAGGCACCGCTCCTGCGGGCACCATGTATAATCCCGGTCCCAGTTTTTATATGCAAAAGCTCGTGGTGCCCCCGGCAGCACGCAACGCCGTGGATATTGACGCCCCTGTGAAGGAAAACCTGAACAACATCGCCAAGGCACTTGGCAAGGATGTGGACGACCTGGTGGTCTTTGTTCTGGACAAGCCCCGGCATGAAAAGCTCATCGCCCAGATCCGGCAGGCGGGGGCGCGCATTCAGCTGCATACGGACGGCGACGTGGCTGGCGCGCTTATGGCGGTGGACCCGCGTTCTGAGGTGGACGTGATGATGGGCACCGGCGGCACTCCAGAAGGCGTTCTCGCTGCCTGCGCCATTAAGGGAATCGGCGGACAGCTGTTCGCCCGGCTCGACCCCCAGTCCTACGTGGAAAAGGAAGCCATTCAGGAAGCAGGCATTGACCTGCGCGAAATTCACACCGTGGACACGCTCGTCCGCAGCGACGATGTGTTCTTTGCCGCCACCGGTATTTCCGGCGGCACCTTCCTGCGCGGCGTGCAGTATACCGGTGATGGAGCCATTACGCATTCCATGGTCATACGTGGCAAGACCGGCTCTATCCGCTACATGGAAGCCATTCATAACTGGAGCCGCCTGATGCGGATCAGTTCGGTTAAATACGACTAG
- a CDS encoding OmpH family outer membrane protein: protein MKKMALFGILSLALVMGLGGCNKTEQAGPRVAVVDAGKVFQESAPGKAGVAYLEKISMSAQEEFKAIQTEAEKDNSQESMMKMQRVLGDIQQRMNSEQQLVIGKLNEAFRKVLDAYLAERKLDVILPSDQVMSFGPSADVTNDIIAAMNKETVVYESEDVVPAAPEAVPAAEEAAAKQDEAAQPASEAPAAPAAEEKKE, encoded by the coding sequence ATGAAAAAAATGGCACTTTTCGGTATCCTGTCCCTCGCACTTGTTATGGGATTGGGCGGCTGCAACAAAACGGAACAGGCCGGTCCCAGAGTGGCCGTGGTAGATGCCGGAAAGGTATTTCAGGAGTCCGCCCCCGGTAAGGCCGGCGTAGCCTATCTGGAAAAGATCAGCATGTCGGCGCAGGAAGAATTCAAGGCTATCCAGACAGAGGCCGAAAAGGACAACTCGCAGGAATCCATGATGAAGATGCAGCGCGTGCTGGGTGATATCCAGCAGCGTATGAACTCCGAACAGCAGTTGGTCATCGGCAAGCTCAACGAAGCCTTCCGCAAGGTGCTGGACGCCTATCTTGCTGAGCGCAAGCTGGATGTCATTCTGCCTTCCGATCAGGTCATGTCCTTCGGTCCTTCGGCCGATGTGACCAATGACATCATCGCCGCCATGAACAAGGAAACGGTGGTGTACGAGTCCGAAGACGTTGTCCCCGCAGCGCCTGAAGCCGTTCCTGCGGCGGAAGAGGCAGCAGCAAAGCAGGATGAAGCAGCTCAGCCCGCGTCTGAAGCACCCGCCGCCCCCGCAGCGGAAGAAAAGAAAGAATAG
- a CDS encoding contractile injection system protein, VgrG/Pvc8 family gives MAVETFRPSYRIEANGNDITAAIRERFLSLTITDEAGLASDCLTLELDDSGTGINLPATGAELRVWLGYEGAARFMGLYVVDEIELKGPPDTLTITAKAAPMKDSKAYTALHTQHNRSWTPRTLGDLAASIAAEHGLTPAISPALVAHQLPHLDQVDESNMNLLTRVAKSVGGIAKANDGKLIIVPQGEGKTISGKSMPTVSIARTSGTSHTVKLIGRQDYQKVVAVWRDANAAQDVEAAAGAGEPVRRIRHVYPDQAAAEKAAQSSLEAYRRGKSTLSVSLPGRPELAAEGRAILSGFRSGVNGEWSITRVTHKLSAGGYVTDVEGEVPK, from the coding sequence ATGGCCGTTGAAACCTTCCGCCCGTCATACCGTATTGAAGCCAACGGTAACGACATTACCGCCGCGATCCGTGAGCGGTTTCTTTCTTTGACCATTACAGACGAAGCCGGGCTTGCGTCCGACTGTTTAACCCTGGAACTGGACGACAGCGGCACCGGCATAAACCTGCCCGCCACGGGCGCGGAATTGCGCGTATGGTTGGGGTATGAAGGTGCCGCCCGTTTCATGGGCCTGTATGTGGTGGATGAAATTGAATTGAAGGGGCCGCCGGATACCCTGACCATTACGGCCAAGGCCGCCCCGATGAAGGATAGCAAGGCGTACACCGCCCTACACACGCAGCATAACCGATCATGGACGCCGCGCACCCTGGGCGACCTGGCCGCGTCCATTGCGGCCGAACACGGACTTACCCCGGCCATTAGCCCTGCGCTTGTTGCCCACCAGTTGCCCCACCTGGACCAGGTGGACGAAAGCAACATGAACCTGTTGACGCGGGTTGCAAAGAGCGTGGGGGGCATTGCCAAGGCGAACGACGGCAAGCTGATTATCGTACCGCAGGGAGAAGGAAAGACCATAAGTGGCAAGAGCATGCCCACGGTTTCCATTGCCCGCACCAGCGGCACAAGCCACACCGTGAAATTGATAGGCCGCCAGGACTACCAGAAGGTTGTGGCCGTGTGGCGCGATGCCAACGCCGCCCAGGATGTGGAAGCCGCTGCCGGTGCCGGTGAGCCTGTGCGTCGCATCCGTCACGTATACCCGGACCAGGCTGCCGCCGAGAAGGCCGCGCAAAGCTCTTTGGAAGCCTACCGCCGTGGAAAGTCCACCCTTTCAGTAAGCCTTCCCGGAAGGCCAGAACTTGCCGCAGAGGGGCGCGCTATCCTTTCCGGTTTCCGTTCCGGAGTGAATGGCGAATGGAGCATTACCCGCGTAACGCACAAGTTGAGCGCTGGCGGGTATGTTACGGATGTGGAAGGCGAGGTGCCGAAGTAG
- the miaA gene encoding tRNA (adenosine(37)-N6)-dimethylallyltransferase MiaA, with the protein MSSIPVVCLVGPTGAGKTAASLHLARRFTGCVINLDSRQVYRDFPIITAQPSAEEQASCPHRGYGFLPTEEKISAGRFLDMAHKAVAQTRAEARLPLLVGGTGLYLRALLDGLADIPQVNPEIMQHYEAECDRIGPEALHVRLALTDPQYAARIHPHDRQRICRALEVYEGTGKTFSWWHAQPVAASPYRGLRIGIRTDLAALTPRLGVRIEHMLAQGALEEARAAKTRCDNPQAPGWSGIGCAELYRYLAGELNMEECKALWLKNTRAYAKRQLTWFRRDGAVHWVEGTDFTAMDALVEAFLEQSAAGE; encoded by the coding sequence ATGTCCAGCATTCCCGTTGTTTGCCTTGTCGGCCCTACCGGGGCAGGCAAGACAGCCGCCTCGCTCCATCTGGCCCGGCGTTTTACCGGCTGCGTGATCAATCTTGATTCGCGTCAGGTCTACCGCGATTTCCCCATCATCACCGCTCAGCCTTCGGCAGAGGAGCAGGCGAGTTGCCCGCACCGGGGCTACGGTTTTCTGCCCACTGAAGAAAAGATATCCGCAGGGCGGTTTCTGGATATGGCACACAAGGCCGTGGCCCAGACCCGCGCGGAAGCCCGGCTGCCTCTGCTTGTGGGCGGCACCGGCCTGTATCTGCGCGCGTTGTTGGACGGTCTGGCCGATATCCCGCAGGTGAACCCGGAAATCATGCAGCACTACGAGGCGGAATGCGACCGCATAGGCCCGGAAGCCCTGCACGTGCGCCTTGCCCTTACAGACCCGCAATACGCTGCCCGTATCCACCCGCACGACAGGCAGCGCATCTGCCGCGCGCTGGAAGTATACGAAGGCACGGGCAAAACCTTCAGCTGGTGGCATGCCCAGCCGGTGGCAGCATCGCCGTACCGCGGCCTGCGCATAGGCATCCGTACCGACCTTGCCGCCTTAACTCCCCGGCTCGGCGTCCGCATAGAACATATGCTGGCGCAGGGGGCGCTGGAAGAGGCGCGCGCGGCAAAAACACGGTGCGATAACCCGCAGGCTCCCGGCTGGTCCGGCATAGGCTGCGCCGAACTGTACAGATATCTGGCGGGCGAACTGAACATGGAAGAATGCAAGGCTCTGTGGTTGAAAAATACCCGCGCCTATGCCAAGCGGCAGCTTACATGGTTCCGCCGTGACGGGGCTGTGCATTGGGTGGAAGGAACGGACTTCACCGCCATGGACGCACTGGTGGAGGCGTTTCTGGAGCAATCTGCCGCCGGAGAATAG
- a CDS encoding LOG family protein, whose protein sequence is MPSSKQYVIDSLSIKESWRLFKIMSELVDGFETLSELEQCVSIFGSARVAPESPLYKETEDIARMLVEAGYGVITGGGPGLMEAGNKGASAANGTSVGLHIHLPMEQHTNNYMNVRCNFRYFFVRKLMFIKYAMAYVVMPGGFGTLDELTEAFVLTQTHRIKPFPIILYKSEFWNGLLDWTRDQMVKGGFINEKELDLITVLDTPEQVVSHIKKHVII, encoded by the coding sequence ATGCCTTCATCGAAGCAATACGTTATCGACAGCCTGTCCATCAAGGAGTCGTGGCGTCTTTTCAAAATCATGTCTGAACTGGTGGACGGATTTGAAACCCTGAGCGAACTGGAGCAGTGCGTTTCCATATTCGGCTCTGCCCGCGTGGCGCCGGAGAGTCCGTTGTATAAGGAAACGGAAGATATCGCCCGCATGCTGGTGGAGGCCGGATACGGCGTTATTACCGGCGGCGGGCCCGGACTGATGGAAGCCGGCAACAAGGGGGCATCTGCCGCCAACGGCACCTCGGTGGGGCTGCATATCCACCTGCCCATGGAGCAGCACACCAACAACTACATGAACGTGCGCTGCAACTTCCGCTACTTTTTTGTGCGCAAGCTCATGTTCATAAAGTACGCCATGGCCTATGTGGTTATGCCCGGCGGGTTTGGCACGCTGGATGAGCTGACCGAGGCCTTTGTGCTGACGCAGACCCACCGCATAAAGCCCTTCCCCATCATTCTGTACAAGAGCGAGTTCTGGAACGGCCTGCTGGACTGGACCCGCGACCAGATGGTGAAGGGGGGCTTCATCAACGAGAAGGAACTTGACCTCATCACCGTGCTGGATACGCCGGAACAGGTGGTGAGCCACATAAAGAAGCACGTGATCATTTAA
- a CDS encoding rhodanese-like domain-containing protein: protein MASVSHITPENARKMAQDGTGLLVDVRTVGEVLGESLPGSVYLPFDLVNAERLAGMGVQGKKPILVCRSGTRAAQAAESLAQEMGDVAVLDEGIAGWKKAGLPVDEGKKGMPIERQVLVGAGAMVFMFTLLGLLVSSFFFAFALFIGCGLMFAGFTGTCGMARVLVMMPWNKAPLGGCGASCAVGASAAGTAGTKGRG, encoded by the coding sequence ATGGCTTCCGTATCCCATATCACACCGGAAAACGCGCGAAAGATGGCACAGGATGGCACGGGCCTGCTGGTAGACGTGCGCACCGTGGGCGAGGTGCTTGGCGAATCGCTGCCCGGTTCCGTCTATCTGCCGTTTGATCTTGTAAACGCAGAACGTCTGGCCGGAATGGGCGTTCAGGGCAAAAAGCCCATTCTGGTCTGCCGGTCCGGCACACGGGCGGCGCAGGCCGCAGAGTCGCTTGCTCAGGAAATGGGCGATGTGGCCGTGCTGGATGAAGGCATAGCAGGCTGGAAAAAGGCCGGGCTTCCGGTAGATGAAGGAAAAAAAGGCATGCCCATAGAGCGGCAGGTGCTGGTGGGCGCGGGGGCCATGGTGTTCATGTTCACGCTGCTCGGCCTGCTTGTCTCGTCCTTCTTCTTCGCCTTTGCCCTGTTCATAGGCTGCGGGCTTATGTTCGCCGGGTTTACAGGCACCTGCGGAATGGCCCGCGTGCTGGTGATGATGCCGTGGAACAAGGCCCCCCTTGGCGGCTGCGGCGCATCATGCGCGGTGGGGGCATCTGCCGCCGGGACCGCCGGAACCAAGGGGCGCGGCTAG